Sequence from the Kribbella aluminosa genome:
CTGAACGCTGGGAAGGGGTCGGTGCGGGGCTGGCTGCTGACCGTGGCGCGGAACCTGGTCACCGACCGGGCCCGGGCGCGGGCCGCACGCCCCGTCGAGGTGGCGGACGTGTCGGACCGGCCGCCGGTGGAGGCGGACCACTCCGAGGACGTCGTGAACACCATGGTGGTGATGGAGGCGTTGGACAAGGTGTCGCCCGAGCACCGTGAAGTGCTCGTGCAGCTGTACTACCGCGGCCGGTCGGTGGCAGAAGCTGCGAAAGAGCTGGGCGTTCCGCCCGGTACGGTCAAATCACGTACGTACTACGCCCTCCGAGCTCTGCGCGCGGTGCTGGCAGAGAAGACCAAGGAGGTGTCCCATGAGTGAGCATGACCGTAGCCAGCTGGGCGCCTACGCGCTCGGTGCGCTGGAGCCGGCCGAGGCTGCCGAGGTCGAGGAGCACCTGGCCACCTGTGCCGAGTGCCGGGCGGAGCTGACCGAGCTGACCGAGCTGAAGGACCTCCTCGGCGAAGTGCCGCCAGAGGCGTTCCTGGACGGCCCACCGGAGGGCGGCGACCTCCTGCTGCAGCGGACACTGCGGGAGGCACGCTCCGAACCCCCGGCGCCGCTCAAGCGGCGGTCGAGGTGGCTGTGGAT
This genomic interval carries:
- a CDS encoding sigma-70 family RNA polymerase sigma factor, with product MGDTPGRRDAEALIRALYAEHGRSLLAYATRLTGDRAAAEDVVQETLLRAWKHADDLNAGKGSVRGWLLTVARNLVTDRARARAARPVEVADVSDRPPVEADHSEDVVNTMVVMEALDKVSPEHREVLVQLYYRGRSVAEAAKELGVPPGTVKSRTYYALRALRAVLAEKTKEVSHE